The following proteins are co-located in the Thermus thermophilus HB8 genome:
- a CDS encoding aminopeptidase — protein MEARFAELLAAYCLEAQSGETVLVEAETPALPLLPHLKRALLRRGAYPLIRLSYPGEERDFLLFGGRWLEEVPEAELALYQRADKFLRVLSAENPLEAAAVDPALALRRQRAWRLLQEIRLGKRWALTLYPTVGYAVGAGMGTEEFRAYLERALFLDREDPVAAWQELSRFQEGLIRRLSAAKELRILAPGTDLRLSVAGRTWVNSDGRRNMPSGEVFTGPVEDSAEGEVRFNLPAFVGGRRVEGVYLRFARGQVVEARAEAGEAYLQAALATDEGARRLGEVGIGTNFALDRPTGLVLLDEKMGGTVHLALGRSYPEAGGRNESALHWDLVLSLREGRLLLDGTPLLEAGRFL, from the coding sequence GTGGAAGCGCGCTTCGCTGAGCTTTTGGCGGCGTACTGCCTCGAGGCCCAAAGCGGCGAGACCGTCCTCGTGGAGGCGGAAACCCCGGCCCTCCCCCTCCTTCCCCACCTGAAGCGGGCCCTCCTGCGCCGGGGCGCTTACCCCCTCATCCGCCTGAGCTACCCCGGGGAGGAGCGGGATTTCCTCCTCTTCGGCGGGCGCTGGCTAGAGGAGGTCCCGGAGGCGGAGCTCGCCCTCTACCAGCGGGCGGACAAGTTCCTGCGCGTCCTCTCCGCGGAGAACCCCCTGGAGGCAGCCGCGGTGGACCCCGCCTTGGCCCTGCGCAGGCAGCGGGCCTGGCGCCTTCTCCAGGAGATCCGCCTCGGGAAGCGCTGGGCCCTCACCCTTTACCCCACGGTGGGCTACGCCGTGGGGGCGGGGATGGGCACCGAGGAGTTCCGGGCTTACCTGGAGAGGGCCCTTTTCCTGGACCGGGAGGACCCCGTGGCCGCCTGGCAGGAGCTCTCCCGCTTCCAGGAGGGGCTTATCCGGAGGCTTTCCGCCGCGAAGGAGCTCCGCATCCTGGCCCCCGGCACGGACCTGAGGCTTTCCGTGGCGGGGCGCACCTGGGTGAACTCCGACGGCCGGCGCAACATGCCCTCGGGGGAGGTCTTCACCGGCCCCGTGGAGGACTCCGCCGAGGGGGAGGTGCGCTTCAACCTCCCCGCCTTCGTTGGGGGAAGGCGGGTGGAGGGGGTGTACCTCCGCTTTGCCCGGGGCCAGGTGGTGGAGGCCCGGGCGGAGGCGGGGGAGGCCTACCTCCAAGCGGCCCTGGCCACGGACGAGGGGGCCCGGCGGCTTGGCGAGGTGGGCATTGGCACCAACTTCGCCCTGGACCGGCCCACGGGCCTCGTCCTCCTGGACGAGAAGATGGGGGGCACCGTCCACCTGGCCCTGGGCCGGAGCTACCCGGAGGCGGGCGGACGGAACGAAAGCGCCCTCCACTGGGACCTGGTCCTCTCCTTGAGGGAAGGGCGGCTCCTCCTGGACGGGACCCCCCTGCTGGAGGCCGGGCGCTTCCTCTAG
- a CDS encoding E3 binding domain-containing protein gives MEEPKITPLARRLAEENGIDWRKLQGTGPDGLIVERDILAYLAKVMAGEVDLPPQPEAPPPPPKEEELKRAQEVLGREGVDLAEVIPQEPEPTPPPLTLEEEELDFPEVELDLSLEEEEVLLAEEPEAVPLEAWEEEKPPVEAPQEPQEEAWEEDLLLAEEPSPAPEEAPPAPEPLPPWPQAQAEEGIAAAPVAPPPAPLTLLRVHRRRVALEALEEAVALFHRVHGVPKTPLPFLLRAAERALAELEIPLRPLVGQVEGEEVRGLKPSPSFLALFREAGGEEGEGLLCFHGEEEVHTGRPSLFLSPEGLLAASGLEAPLARKLLERVALYLENPLLLLA, from the coding sequence ATGGAAGAACCCAAGATCACGCCCCTGGCCCGGCGCCTGGCGGAGGAAAACGGCATAGACTGGCGGAAGCTTCAGGGCACGGGCCCCGACGGGCTCATCGTGGAGCGGGACATCCTGGCCTACCTGGCCAAGGTCATGGCCGGGGAGGTGGACCTCCCCCCCCAGCCCGAGGCCCCGCCCCCGCCCCCCAAGGAGGAGGAACTGAAGCGGGCCCAGGAGGTCCTGGGCCGGGAAGGGGTGGACCTCGCCGAGGTGATCCCCCAGGAGCCCGAGCCCACCCCCCCGCCCCTCACCTTGGAGGAAGAGGAGCTGGACTTCCCCGAGGTGGAGCTGGACCTCTCCTTAGAGGAGGAAGAGGTCCTCTTGGCGGAGGAGCCGGAGGCCGTGCCCCTCGAGGCCTGGGAGGAGGAGAAGCCCCCCGTGGAAGCCCCCCAGGAGCCCCAGGAGGAGGCCTGGGAGGAGGACCTCCTCCTCGCCGAGGAGCCCTCCCCGGCCCCGGAGGAGGCGCCCCCGGCCCCAGAACCCCTCCCCCCCTGGCCCCAGGCCCAGGCGGAGGAAGGGATCGCGGCGGCCCCCGTGGCCCCTCCCCCGGCCCCCCTCACGCTCCTCCGCGTCCACCGCAGGCGGGTGGCCCTCGAGGCCCTGGAGGAGGCCGTGGCCCTCTTCCATCGGGTCCACGGGGTGCCCAAGACCCCCCTCCCCTTCCTCCTCCGGGCCGCGGAGCGGGCCCTCGCGGAGCTGGAAATCCCCTTGCGGCCCCTCGTGGGCCAGGTGGAGGGCGAGGAGGTGCGGGGGCTTAAGCCTTCCCCGAGCTTCCTCGCCCTCTTCCGGGAGGCGGGCGGGGAGGAAGGGGAAGGTCTCCTCTGCTTCCACGGGGAGGAGGAGGTGCACACCGGCCGCCCAAGCCTCTTCCTCTCCCCCGAAGGCCTCCTCGCCGCCTCGGGGCTGGAAGCCCCCCTGGCGAGGAAGCTCCTGGAGCGGGTGGCCCTCTACCTGGAAAACCCCCTCCTCCTCCTGGCCTAG
- the uvrB gene encoding excinuclease ABC subunit UvrB, protein MTFRYRGPSPKGDQPKAIAGLVEALRDGERFVTLLGATGTGKTVTMAKVIEALGRPALVLAPNKILAAQLAAEFRELFPENAVEYFISYYDYYQPEAYVPGKDLYIEKDASINPEIERLRHSTTRSLLTRRDVIVVASVSAIYGLGDPREYRARNLVVERGKPYPREVLLERLLELGYQRNDIDLSPGRFRAKGEVLEIFPAYETEPIRVELFGDEVERISQVHPVTGERLRELPGFVLFPATHYLSPEGLEEILKEIEKELWERVRYFEERGEVLYAQRLKERTLYDLEMLRVMGTCPGVENYARYFTGKAPGEPPYTLLDYFPEDFLVFLDESHVTVPQLQGMYRGDYARKKTLVDYGFRLPSALDNRPLRFEEFLERVSQVVFVSATPGPFELAHSGRVVEQIIRPTGLLDPLVRVKPTENQILDLMEGIRERAARGERTLVTVLTVRMAEELTSFLVEHGIRARYLHHELDAFERQALIRDLRLGHYDCLVGINLLREGLDIPEVSLVAILDADKEGFLRSERSLIQTIGRAARNARGEVWLYADRVSEAMQRAIEETNRRRALQEAYNLEHGITPETVRKEVRAVIRPEGYEEAPLEADLSGEDLRERIAELELAMWQAAEALDFERAARLRDEIRALEARLQGVRAPEPVPGGRKRKRR, encoded by the coding sequence ATGACCTTCCGCTACCGGGGGCCAAGCCCCAAGGGGGACCAGCCCAAGGCCATCGCCGGGCTCGTGGAGGCCTTGAGGGACGGGGAGCGCTTCGTCACCCTCCTCGGGGCCACGGGCACGGGGAAGACGGTGACCATGGCCAAGGTCATTGAGGCCCTGGGAAGGCCCGCTTTGGTCCTCGCCCCCAACAAGATCCTCGCGGCCCAGCTTGCGGCGGAGTTTAGGGAGCTCTTCCCGGAAAACGCTGTAGAGTACTTCATCAGCTACTACGACTACTACCAGCCCGAGGCCTACGTCCCGGGGAAGGACCTCTACATAGAGAAGGACGCCTCCATCAACCCCGAGATTGAGCGCTTAAGGCACTCCACCACCCGAAGCCTCCTCACGCGGCGGGACGTGATCGTGGTGGCCTCGGTCTCGGCCATCTACGGCCTCGGGGACCCGAGGGAGTACAGGGCCAGGAACCTGGTGGTGGAAAGGGGCAAGCCCTACCCCAGGGAGGTCCTTTTGGAGCGCCTCCTGGAACTCGGTTACCAGCGGAACGACATAGACCTTTCCCCGGGGCGCTTCCGGGCGAAGGGGGAGGTGTTGGAGATCTTCCCCGCCTACGAGACCGAGCCCATCCGGGTGGAGCTCTTTGGCGACGAGGTGGAGCGCATCTCCCAGGTGCACCCCGTCACCGGGGAGCGGCTTCGGGAGCTTCCCGGGTTTGTCCTCTTTCCCGCCACCCACTACCTCTCCCCGGAAGGCCTTGAGGAGATCCTGAAGGAGATTGAGAAGGAGCTCTGGGAGAGGGTCCGCTACTTTGAGGAAAGAGGGGAAGTTCTCTACGCCCAGCGCCTCAAGGAGCGCACCCTCTACGACCTGGAGATGCTAAGGGTCATGGGCACCTGCCCCGGGGTGGAGAACTACGCCCGCTACTTCACGGGGAAGGCCCCAGGGGAACCTCCTTACACCCTCCTGGACTACTTCCCCGAGGACTTCCTGGTCTTCCTGGACGAGTCCCACGTGACCGTGCCCCAGCTTCAGGGGATGTACCGGGGGGACTACGCCCGCAAGAAGACCCTGGTGGACTACGGCTTCCGCCTCCCCTCGGCGTTGGACAACCGCCCCCTTCGCTTTGAGGAGTTTTTGGAGAGGGTTTCCCAGGTGGTCTTCGTCTCCGCCACCCCGGGGCCCTTTGAGCTAGCGCATTCGGGGCGCGTGGTGGAGCAGATCATCCGGCCCACGGGGCTATTGGACCCCCTGGTGCGGGTCAAGCCCACGGAGAACCAGATCCTGGACCTCATGGAGGGGATCCGGGAGAGGGCGGCAAGGGGCGAGCGCACCCTGGTCACGGTCCTCACGGTGCGCATGGCCGAGGAGCTCACGAGCTTTTTGGTGGAGCACGGGATAAGGGCGCGCTACCTCCACCACGAGCTGGACGCCTTTGAGCGCCAGGCCCTGATCCGGGACCTGAGGCTTGGCCACTACGACTGCCTCGTGGGGATCAACCTCCTCCGGGAGGGCCTGGACATCCCCGAGGTCTCCCTGGTGGCCATCCTGGACGCGGACAAGGAGGGCTTCCTTAGAAGCGAGCGGAGCCTCATCCAGACCATCGGCCGGGCGGCGAGGAACGCCAGGGGCGAGGTCTGGCTCTACGCCGACCGGGTCTCCGAGGCCATGCAGAGGGCCATAGAGGAGACGAACCGGAGAAGGGCCCTCCAGGAGGCCTACAACCTGGAGCACGGCATCACCCCGGAGACGGTGCGGAAGGAGGTTAGGGCCGTCATCCGCCCCGAGGGCTACGAGGAGGCCCCCCTCGAGGCCGACCTCTCCGGGGAGGACCTGAGGGAGAGGATCGCCGAGCTGGAGCTTGCCATGTGGCAGGCGGCGGAGGCTTTGGACTTTGAGCGGGCGGCGAGGCTTAGGGACGAGATCCGGGCCCTCGAGGCCCGCCTCCAGGGCGTAAGGGCCCCTGAGCCCGTCCCCGGGGGGCGGAAGCGGAAGCGGAGGTGA
- a CDS encoding S-layer homology domain-containing protein, with product MKKRLVTLLAGLLTVLSMGFGLAQFSDVPAGHWAKEAVEALAAKGIILGFPDGTFRGNENLTRYQAALLIYRLLQQIEEELKTQGTSPTMEALAPEDLEALKNAVQELAAELASLGVRVSALEDSAATKEDIARLEAMIAELKAQPMPEPGMDQAALKDLMDRVEAASIAADTALAQAQQLAERLDALAQDVEGVKGDLAGLRSQVEANADAIQALNELAVLLNQDVLSLQDRVTALEKMVSGGQELPDLEQFATKEDVAAVQEFAAALRSDLVGLSDKVSKLEEQVAELNKVRYSISGSLSATYGTVVTDTGTNFDIDRLFPGNAFSTGTYGSFSSSVQAGDSNQGNISGGSASLTFGVKVAQPGTSGVNVSEASATLQVPAAFGTAYTSAPTIRLNAASVKGNVDGQAFSVVYSRAVSSFKFNDYLFANDNDSEPANPRQGMVATFSATKFPLAPEVTVVAGVAGPDATKDTAPALNGNYFGIRTAVKPFSALNLALNYATNLGNRSAIGVDGGLELGPAKLSGLWVSSQTPGSPFADFFDNTLSDWAYYAQAEAKLGPLSLSANYHAVDPQYADGQAGMSENEDTTYYGGEKAGAPYGADTRGLGVSASVGFGPVTLKGYAESEGDYNLAPGSVNDAWGVAATLGSFRGFSLTGFYNAAYTGGNGYFSLTTAVDAIAPGVTYYYTIENQKYSSSWGVRVAHDGKAEDALIPTLNLTAQYATYYVSGHTDIQVYADLAKPFKLAILSLSPGFRYHSFAGAGSAPTYTTLKGGVQVSTDPLLFGLSLDGAVSYRRTQYTNNPSNVTTYELYYRAGVKLQDFLAPKLNFSVAYAHYEGDQLAGTGLPVVGSGNQAFNFARDRVYRSPDPIAAPWLATPGTQAGKLDGFYIEAKYYDLTVAYGEFVLDDLNGTNPNFGRGFKISYTVKF from the coding sequence ATGAAGAAAAGGCTGGTCACACTACTGGCAGGGCTCTTGACCGTCCTCTCCATGGGGTTCGGTCTGGCCCAGTTCTCCGACGTGCCCGCCGGGCACTGGGCCAAGGAGGCCGTGGAGGCCCTGGCGGCCAAGGGCATCATCCTGGGCTTCCCGGACGGCACCTTCCGGGGCAACGAGAACCTCACCCGCTACCAGGCGGCCCTCCTCATCTACCGGCTCTTGCAGCAGATTGAGGAGGAGCTGAAGACCCAGGGCACCTCCCCCACCATGGAGGCCCTGGCCCCCGAGGACCTCGAGGCCCTGAAGAACGCCGTCCAGGAGCTCGCCGCCGAGCTCGCTTCCCTGGGCGTGCGGGTCTCCGCCCTGGAGGACAGCGCCGCCACCAAGGAGGACATCGCCCGCCTCGAGGCGATGATCGCCGAGCTCAAGGCCCAGCCCATGCCCGAGCCCGGCATGGACCAGGCGGCCCTTAAGGACCTCATGGACCGGGTGGAGGCCGCCTCCATCGCCGCCGACACCGCCCTCGCCCAGGCCCAGCAGCTCGCCGAGCGGCTGGACGCCCTGGCTCAGGACGTGGAGGGCGTGAAGGGCGACCTGGCCGGGCTTAGGAGCCAGGTGGAGGCCAACGCCGACGCCATCCAGGCCCTGAACGAGCTCGCCGTCCTCCTGAACCAGGACGTCCTCTCCCTCCAGGACCGGGTCACCGCCCTGGAGAAGATGGTCTCCGGCGGCCAGGAGCTCCCCGACCTGGAGCAGTTCGCCACCAAGGAGGACGTGGCCGCCGTCCAGGAGTTCGCCGCCGCCCTGCGCTCCGACCTGGTGGGCCTCTCCGACAAGGTCTCCAAGCTGGAAGAACAGGTGGCCGAGCTCAACAAGGTGCGCTACTCCATCTCCGGTAGCCTCTCCGCCACCTACGGCACGGTGGTGACCGACACCGGCACCAACTTTGACATTGACCGCCTCTTCCCGGGCAACGCCTTCTCCACGGGGACCTACGGCTCCTTCTCCTCCAGCGTCCAGGCGGGGGACAGCAACCAGGGCAACATCTCGGGGGGCTCCGCTTCCCTCACCTTCGGCGTGAAGGTGGCCCAGCCCGGCACGAGCGGGGTGAACGTCTCCGAGGCCAGCGCCACCCTCCAGGTGCCCGCGGCTTTCGGGACCGCTTACACCTCTGCTCCCACCATCCGCCTCAACGCCGCGAGCGTCAAGGGCAACGTGGACGGCCAGGCCTTCAGCGTGGTCTACAGCCGGGCGGTGAGCAGCTTCAAGTTCAACGACTACCTCTTCGCCAACGACAACGACTCTGAGCCGGCCAACCCCCGCCAGGGTATGGTGGCCACCTTCTCCGCCACCAAGTTCCCCCTTGCCCCCGAGGTGACCGTGGTGGCCGGGGTGGCCGGACCTGATGCTACTAAGGATACTGCTCCTGCCCTAAACGGCAACTACTTCGGCATCCGCACCGCCGTCAAGCCCTTCTCCGCCCTCAACCTGGCCCTGAACTACGCCACCAACCTGGGCAACCGCTCCGCCATTGGCGTGGACGGCGGGCTGGAGCTCGGCCCCGCCAAGCTCTCCGGCCTCTGGGTCTCCTCCCAGACCCCCGGGAGCCCCTTCGCCGACTTCTTTGACAACACCCTCTCCGACTGGGCGTATTACGCCCAGGCCGAGGCGAAGCTCGGGCCTCTTTCCCTCTCCGCCAACTACCACGCCGTGGACCCGCAGTACGCCGACGGCCAGGCGGGCATGTCCGAGAACGAGGACACCACCTACTACGGCGGTGAGAAGGCAGGCGCTCCCTACGGGGCGGACACCCGCGGCCTGGGCGTCTCCGCCAGCGTGGGCTTCGGCCCCGTTACCCTCAAGGGCTACGCCGAGAGCGAGGGGGACTACAACCTGGCTCCGGGCAGCGTCAACGACGCTTGGGGCGTGGCCGCTACCTTGGGGTCCTTCCGGGGATTCAGCCTGACGGGCTTCTACAACGCCGCCTACACCGGTGGTAACGGTTACTTCTCCCTTACCACCGCTGTGGACGCCATTGCTCCGGGTGTGACTTACTACTACACCATTGAGAACCAGAAGTACTCCTCCAGCTGGGGCGTGCGGGTGGCCCACGACGGCAAGGCCGAGGACGCCCTAATCCCCACCCTCAACCTCACCGCCCAGTACGCCACCTACTACGTCTCCGGCCACACGGACATCCAGGTCTACGCCGACCTGGCCAAGCCCTTCAAGCTGGCCATCCTGAGCCTCTCCCCGGGCTTCCGCTACCACAGCTTCGCTGGTGCGGGTAGCGCCCCGACCTACACCACCCTGAAGGGCGGGGTCCAGGTTTCCACCGATCCCCTCCTCTTCGGTCTCAGCCTGGACGGGGCGGTCTCCTACCGCCGGACGCAGTACACCAACAACCCCTCCAACGTGACCACCTACGAGCTCTACTACCGCGCCGGGGTGAAGCTCCAGGACTTCCTGGCCCCCAAGCTCAACTTCAGCGTGGCCTACGCCCACTACGAGGGCGATCAGCTTGCCGGCACCGGCCTCCCCGTGGTGGGGTCCGGCAACCAGGCCTTCAACTTCGCCCGCGACCGGGTCTACCGGAGCCCCGATCCCATCGCTGCTCCTTGGCTGGCCACTCCGGGCACCCAGGCGGGCAAGCTGGACGGCTTCTACATTGAGGCCAAGTACTACGACCTCACCGTGGCCTACGGGGAGTTCGTCCTGGATGACCTCAACGGGACCAACCCCAACTTCGGCCGGGGCTTCAAGATCAGCTACACCGTGAAGTTCTAA
- a CDS encoding transposase — protein sequence MSPRSPRRKAKRLRTRRRHTWRRFPPLYLMDTTGLAYRSKDRLLRFRRGKEVRRVRGHARLLALMRWDRERRLLWPWGGVVGEGYAPDPRLGGEVLRRFPPSRGWLLADAGFDGKEVWGVLGEAGVRPVIRLRGGGEAREEARVRAREGWDPEVYRFRGVVEGVFGGMKTRLGGGYLWERKPWTAMARALLELIAYGLRVLLSLLPPPPGYKAIY from the coding sequence ATCTCGCCCCGGAGTCCTCGCCGGAAGGCGAAGCGGCTTCGGACGAGGCGCCGGCACACCTGGCGGCGCTTTCCCCCCCTCTACCTCATGGACACCACGGGGCTGGCCTACCGGAGCAAGGACCGGCTTCTCCGCTTTCGTCGGGGGAAGGAGGTGCGGCGGGTGCGGGGGCACGCGCGGCTTCTGGCCCTGATGCGGTGGGATAGGGAGAGGCGGCTCTTGTGGCCCTGGGGTGGAGTGGTGGGGGAGGGCTACGCCCCGGACCCCCGGCTTGGGGGGGAGGTGCTGAGGCGGTTTCCTCCTTCCCGGGGGTGGCTTTTGGCGGACGCGGGGTTTGACGGGAAGGAGGTGTGGGGGGTTTTGGGGGAGGCGGGGGTGCGGCCGGTGATCCGGCTTCGGGGCGGGGGCGAGGCCAGGGAGGAGGCGCGGGTGCGGGCGCGGGAGGGGTGGGACCCCGAGGTGTACCGGTTTCGCGGGGTGGTGGAGGGGGTGTTTGGGGGGATGAAGACGCGGCTGGGTGGGGGGTACCTTTGGGAGCGGAAGCCTTGGACGGCCATGGCGCGGGCGCTTTTGGAGCTCATCGCCTACGGCCTTAGGGTTCTTCTCTCCCTTCTCCCGCCCCCTCCGGGGTACAAGGCGATTTACTAG
- the glmS gene encoding glutamine--fructose-6-phosphate transaminase (isomerizing), with product MCGIVGYVGFRNATDVLLDGLRRLEYRGYDSAGIAVRTPEGLKVVKRSGKLSALAEAVGKTPLQGALGIGHTRWATHGAPTDPNAHPHTTEDGRIALIHNGIFENYLELKEALEARGHRFRSETDTEVLAHLLEETYRGDLLEALREALKAVRGAYAVVVAHEDHEEIVAARTVSPLVVGLGEGENFLASDVPALLPYTRRVLFLHDGDVVRLTREGVEITDLEGRPVQREAVEVDWTLEAAEKGGFPHYMLKEIYEQPWVLENTLGGRLREEEGTVELGLALDPREVDRVHVIACGTASYAGLYGKYLLETLARLPTEWDVASEYRYRDPVVDSRTLALAISQSGETIDTLEGLREAKRKGARSLGVINAKGSTLTREVEDVLYIHAGPEIGVASTKAYTAMLAAMALLAVWFGRGRGALALEEAQRLLREMRRLPRLVEEVLEKRPLVAHVAEKYHQARDFLFLGRHVQAPTAYEGALKLKEISYIHAEAYPAGEMKHGPIALIDEHLPVVVLATKGPLYEKTLSNIQEVRARGGKVIAIATEGDEEIPRLAQDVIYVPEVHPLLAPIVSVVPLQLLAYEIAVLLGRDVDQPRNLAKSVTVE from the coding sequence ATGTGCGGGATCGTAGGCTACGTAGGTTTTAGGAACGCGACGGACGTGCTTTTGGACGGGCTCCGGCGCCTGGAGTATAGGGGGTACGACTCCGCCGGCATTGCGGTGCGGACCCCGGAGGGCCTCAAGGTGGTGAAGCGCTCGGGGAAGCTCTCCGCCCTGGCAGAGGCCGTGGGGAAGACGCCCCTCCAGGGGGCCTTGGGCATCGGCCACACCCGCTGGGCCACCCACGGGGCCCCCACGGACCCGAACGCCCACCCCCACACCACGGAGGACGGGAGGATCGCCCTCATCCACAACGGCATCTTTGAGAACTACCTGGAGCTCAAGGAGGCCCTGGAGGCCCGGGGGCACCGCTTCCGGTCGGAGACGGACACCGAGGTCCTCGCCCACCTCCTGGAGGAAACCTACCGAGGCGACCTCCTTGAGGCCCTGCGGGAGGCCCTCAAGGCGGTGCGCGGGGCCTACGCCGTGGTGGTGGCCCACGAGGACCACGAGGAGATCGTGGCCGCCCGCACGGTGAGCCCCCTGGTGGTGGGCCTGGGGGAGGGGGAGAACTTCCTGGCCTCGGACGTGCCCGCCCTCCTCCCCTACACCCGCCGGGTCCTCTTCCTGCACGACGGGGACGTGGTGCGCCTCACCCGGGAGGGGGTGGAGATCACCGACCTGGAGGGCAGGCCGGTCCAGAGGGAGGCGGTGGAGGTGGACTGGACCCTGGAGGCCGCCGAGAAGGGGGGCTTCCCCCACTACATGCTGAAGGAGATCTACGAGCAACCCTGGGTCCTGGAGAACACCCTGGGCGGGCGCCTGAGGGAGGAGGAGGGGACCGTGGAGCTCGGCCTCGCCCTGGACCCACGGGAGGTGGACCGGGTCCACGTCATCGCCTGCGGAACGGCGAGCTACGCCGGGCTTTACGGGAAGTACCTCCTGGAGACCCTGGCCCGCCTCCCCACCGAGTGGGACGTGGCCAGCGAGTACCGCTACCGCGACCCCGTGGTGGACTCGAGGACCCTCGCCCTCGCCATCAGCCAGTCGGGGGAGACCATAGACACCCTGGAGGGCCTGAGGGAGGCCAAGCGCAAGGGGGCCCGCTCCCTCGGGGTCATCAACGCCAAGGGGAGCACCCTGACGCGGGAGGTGGAGGACGTCCTCTACATCCACGCCGGGCCGGAGATCGGGGTGGCCTCCACCAAGGCCTACACGGCCATGCTCGCGGCCATGGCCCTCCTCGCCGTCTGGTTCGGCCGGGGCCGGGGCGCCCTCGCCCTCGAGGAGGCCCAACGCCTCCTCCGGGAGATGCGCCGCCTCCCCAGGCTCGTGGAGGAGGTCTTGGAGAAAAGGCCCCTCGTGGCCCACGTGGCCGAGAAGTACCACCAGGCCCGGGACTTCCTCTTCCTGGGGCGGCACGTCCAGGCCCCCACCGCCTACGAGGGGGCGCTGAAGCTCAAGGAGATCAGCTACATCCACGCCGAGGCCTACCCCGCCGGGGAGATGAAGCACGGGCCCATCGCCCTCATTGACGAGCACCTCCCCGTGGTCGTCCTCGCCACCAAAGGCCCCCTCTACGAGAAGACCCTCTCCAACATCCAGGAGGTGCGGGCCCGGGGCGGGAAGGTGATCGCCATCGCCACCGAGGGGGACGAGGAGATCCCGAGGCTCGCCCAGGACGTGATCTACGTCCCCGAGGTCCACCCCCTCCTCGCCCCCATCGTGAGCGTGGTCCCCCTCCAGCTCCTCGCCTACGAGATCGCCGTGCTCCTGGGGCGGGACGTGGACCAGCCCCGCAACCTGGCCAAGAGCGTGACCGTGGAGTGA
- a CDS encoding FAD-dependent oxidoreductase: MAAYQVLIVGAGFSGAETAFWLAQKGVRVGLLTQSLDAVMMPFLPPKPPFPPGSLLERAYDPKDERVWAFHARAKYLLEGLRPLHLFQATATGLLLEGNRVVGVRTWEGPPARGEKVVLAVGSFLGARLFLGGVVEEAGRLSEASYPDLLEDLSRLGFRFVEREGEVPETPSTPGYRVRYLAFHPEEWEEKTFRLKRLEGLYAVGLCVREGDYARMSEEGKRLAEHLLHELG; this comes from the coding sequence ATGGCGGCGTACCAGGTCCTCATCGTGGGGGCAGGGTTCTCGGGGGCCGAGACCGCCTTCTGGCTCGCGCAAAAGGGGGTGCGGGTGGGCCTCCTCACCCAAAGCCTGGACGCGGTGATGATGCCCTTCCTGCCCCCCAAGCCCCCCTTTCCCCCGGGAAGCCTTCTGGAAAGGGCTTACGACCCCAAGGACGAGCGGGTCTGGGCCTTCCACGCCCGGGCCAAGTACCTCCTGGAAGGGCTTAGGCCCCTCCACCTCTTCCAGGCCACGGCCACGGGGCTTCTCCTGGAGGGAAACCGGGTGGTGGGGGTCAGGACCTGGGAGGGCCCCCCGGCCCGGGGGGAGAAGGTGGTGCTCGCGGTGGGGAGCTTCCTCGGGGCGAGGCTTTTCCTGGGCGGGGTGGTGGAGGAGGCGGGAAGGCTTTCCGAGGCGAGCTACCCCGACCTCCTGGAGGACCTTTCGCGCTTGGGCTTCCGCTTCGTGGAACGGGAGGGGGAGGTTCCGGAAACCCCCTCCACCCCCGGCTACCGGGTGCGCTACCTGGCCTTCCACCCCGAGGAGTGGGAGGAAAAGACCTTCCGCCTCAAGCGCCTGGAAGGGCTATACGCCGTGGGCCTATGCGTCCGGGAGGGGGACTACGCCCGCATGAGCGAGGAGGGGAAGCGCCTTGCGGAGCACCTTCTCCATGAGCTTGGGTAG